The following coding sequences are from one Haploplasma axanthum window:
- a CDS encoding DUF975 family protein: MESRDYKKQAWEMLRTNYWYILLVIVISFVIIGISSFVFWLFAGPLFVGVAGFVLKSYRNEKPDLVELFVPFQNKFLLSFVSFVLKRVFIFLWALLFIIPGIIKALAYSMTELIIADSNEELTATEAIQKSQELMHGNKMKLFMLYLSFIGWYILGIITLGVGLIFLQPYVEAAKVAFYLDIKDQDIEIIE; encoded by the coding sequence ATGGAAAGTAGAGATTATAAAAAACAAGCATGGGAAATGCTTAGAACAAATTATTGGTATATTCTCTTAGTTATTGTTATATCATTTGTAATTATAGGAATATCATCATTTGTATTTTGGCTATTTGCGGGACCTTTATTTGTAGGAGTAGCAGGTTTTGTTTTGAAGTCATATAGAAATGAAAAACCAGATTTGGTTGAATTATTTGTTCCATTTCAAAATAAATTCTTGTTGTCATTTGTTTCGTTTGTATTGAAAAGAGTATTTATATTCCTTTGGGCTTTATTGTTTATTATTCCAGGGATAATTAAAGCTCTTGCATATTCAATGACAGAATTAATCATTGCCGATAGTAATGAAGAACTAACAGCAACAGAAGCAATTCAAAAGAGTCAAGAGTTAATGCATGGTAATAAAATGAAATTATTTATGCTATATTTATCATTTATTGGTTGGTACATATTAGGTATTATTACACTTGGTGTTGGATTAATATTCTTACAACCATATGTTGAAGCAGCAAAAGTTGCATTCTACTTAGATATTAAAGATCAAGATATTGAAATTATTGAATAA
- a CDS encoding M28 family metallopeptidase produces MQKISYLLTKRFATLSLIIVLVLSMFVLYTPRPSDSKDESRFSAVRAAEHIEVISRKPHSYYDRDEHEEVRQYLSDTLTSYFGATNVHEMNYSVEEVKTIIDEDLPYEIKNIYGVLKGENEEGIVLMAHYDSRGHVGRYGEQGRSYGAMDDGYGVSTMLEIAYLLKDLNPKNSVYFLFTDAEEVGLYGARLAAKNTEFMKNAKFVINLESRGRYGATYMFETSNNNSKVMDLYKKANYPVTYSMATAVYSVMPNYTDFTPFIETGIAGVNFATLAGLDNYHTPLDSYENINLSSIQHMGTQVEPMVREFISDAKYVEEGYFTSKTNDVFFTLLPNVLITYSQMFAIILSIVLLLGYVAVLFFSVKEEAVDKTIVTKTLPKGLLLTVIFVITSLIFSNIVAFLGKVPFSITYTRVSNTEIPTLILMLGFVYVLFKQIKKSNPNKVLLLGTGINVLLALVTTFTLAGASFLFAVTALFGLIALVSDRVSNKLVRNIILTIAYAVPLLIIIPLLYSFFMALTVGGVALLAVLLIINATVSLPIIIKQFQN; encoded by the coding sequence ATGCAAAAAATAAGTTATCTTTTAACAAAAAGATTCGCAACACTATCACTTATTATAGTGTTAGTTTTATCAATGTTTGTATTATATACACCAAGACCATCAGATAGTAAAGATGAGTCAAGATTTAGTGCTGTAAGAGCAGCAGAACATATTGAAGTAATATCAAGAAAGCCACACTCTTACTATGATAGAGATGAGCATGAAGAAGTTAGACAATATCTTAGTGATACATTAACTTCATATTTTGGAGCAACAAATGTTCATGAAATGAATTATTCTGTTGAAGAAGTTAAAACAATTATTGACGAGGATTTACCATATGAAATAAAAAACATTTATGGTGTTCTAAAAGGTGAAAATGAAGAAGGTATTGTCTTAATGGCACACTATGATTCAAGAGGCCATGTAGGTAGATACGGTGAACAAGGAAGATCTTATGGAGCAATGGATGATGGATATGGAGTTTCTACAATGTTAGAAATTGCATATTTATTAAAAGATTTAAATCCAAAGAACAGTGTGTATTTCTTATTTACTGACGCTGAAGAAGTTGGTTTATATGGAGCAAGATTAGCAGCTAAAAACACAGAATTCATGAAGAATGCTAAATTTGTTATTAATTTAGAATCACGTGGACGCTATGGAGCAACTTATATGTTTGAAACATCAAACAATAATTCAAAAGTTATGGATTTATATAAAAAAGCTAATTATCCAGTAACATATTCAATGGCAACCGCAGTTTATAGTGTAATGCCAAATTATACAGATTTTACACCATTTATTGAAACAGGAATTGCAGGAGTTAATTTTGCAACTCTTGCAGGATTAGATAATTATCATACACCACTAGATTCATATGAAAATATTAATTTATCATCAATTCAACATATGGGAACACAAGTTGAACCAATGGTAAGAGAATTTATAAGTGATGCTAAGTATGTTGAAGAAGGTTATTTTACTTCAAAAACTAATGATGTATTCTTTACATTGTTGCCAAATGTTTTAATTACTTATAGTCAAATGTTTGCAATAATTTTGAGTATAGTTTTATTACTTGGTTATGTTGCAGTTCTATTCTTTAGTGTTAAAGAAGAAGCGGTAGATAAAACAATTGTTACTAAAACATTACCAAAAGGTTTATTGCTTACTGTAATTTTTGTTATTACTAGTTTAATATTTAGTAATATTGTAGCATTTCTTGGAAAAGTTCCATTCAGTATTACATATACAAGAGTTTCAAATACTGAAATACCAACACTTATATTAATGTTAGGATTTGTATATGTATTATTTAAACAAATTAAGAAAAGTAATCCAAATAAAGTATTACTTTTAGGAACAGGAATTAATGTATTACTTGCACTTGTGACAACTTTTACATTAGCAGGAGCATCATTCTTGTTTGCAGTAACAGCATTATTTGGTTTAATAGCATTAGTAAGTGATCGTGTTTCAAATAAGCTAGTTAGAAATATTATTTTAACAATTGCCTATGCAGTTCCACTATTAATAATAATTCCATTGTTATATTCATTCTTTATGGCATTAACAGTTGGTGGAGTAGCATTACTTGCAGTATTATTAATTATTAATGCAACTGTATCTTTACCAATTATAATTAAACAATTCCAAAACTAG
- a CDS encoding MarR family winged helix-turn-helix transcriptional regulator, with protein MNETKIRNDFRDSLIEIYNFKMINTFLQFLQGEQAVLFALKFNIDKQPSNISKHLGFTKSRMTSIVNKLLSKGMITVSKDEKDKRKQILNLTEKGDDYITKKVQSTNIILDSFFDKMGNDKIIEFTKLLKETIKHMNEVEKYVNN; from the coding sequence ATGAATGAAACGAAAATTAGAAATGATTTCAGAGATTCATTAATAGAAATTTATAATTTTAAAATGATTAATACGTTTTTACAATTCTTACAAGGCGAACAAGCAGTTTTATTTGCTTTAAAATTTAATATAGATAAGCAGCCAAGTAACATTAGTAAACATTTAGGCTTTACTAAAAGTAGAATGACATCAATAGTTAATAAGCTTCTATCTAAAGGAATGATTACAGTTAGCAAAGATGAAAAAGATAAAAGAAAACAAATCCTAAATCTTACTGAAAAAGGCGATGACTATATTACGAAAAAAGTTCAATCAACAAATATAATTCTTGATTCTTTTTTTGATAAAATGGGAAATGATAAAATTATTGAATTTACAAAGTTACTTAAAGAAACAATTAAACATATGAATGAGGTGGAAAAGTATGTCAATAATTAA
- a CDS encoding ABC transporter ATP-binding protein has product MIKLRNISKSYTNNKSKKDILQNVNINFPQKGLVYLLGENGVGKSTLFNILLTKDLDYEGNYYFNNLDIKELKNEEIQDLRSNYISIITQESNLIKELNVYENILIAINQKNISRDDKEKIISESLKNVGLEGFEKRKINTLSGGEKQKVAIARAIIKKPKVLLADEISSNLDFETTNEIMSLIYELSKDYLVIMVTHDYSLVKEYPGKIYEIKDKTIKDIMKVDEKLESIKVGTSAKKKHDYRNETTIVSKLLLHKRLINILHIFVLSISLIIIMILISNIYSNKNKQSIKTLTDNGLVSIDLDTNNEIKDSDNIIKYKELNPIINVLNNHNIKRIMLIDDYINDFEIKGRLPNNRNEIILTNYYSIKANKSVDDLLNTELSFRINESIEDFKIVGIIITNYHELIEKKNSYQTSKIIDLNTDLFYNNIFVINEVFDEYQGIKLEFSSQNKIDSDGYLNNFSNRVSDERDILYGKRAELIDEIVLSYHNIPVFFEEYDSETIIENLENIYSKIKNKIITMYIFDYSENKFEELNLRIVGINKTNIGQNGVSLELLSRITKDQVINKYSFYFTKNFNLNVRNLNKISGTYELNSLISKNEFEPEYQNVNTILNLISTIALPFIIVLIGIIFIVTFMNINSQVGNIKTLKLIGYSNQRVYSIYIMQVFVILICSSVISFFTHSVIIKTINNKLINNNLQIKYTILFNPVGIIMILLILLIVITILMIYLLVKRQLRKA; this is encoded by the coding sequence ATGATCAAATTGAGAAATATTTCAAAATCATATACTAACAACAAGTCAAAAAAAGACATATTACAAAATGTCAATATTAATTTTCCTCAAAAAGGATTAGTATATTTACTTGGTGAAAATGGAGTAGGGAAATCTACTCTATTTAATATTTTATTAACTAAAGACCTAGATTATGAAGGAAATTACTATTTTAATAATTTAGACATTAAAGAACTGAAAAACGAAGAAATCCAAGATTTAAGATCAAATTATATTTCGATAATAACTCAAGAATCAAATTTAATTAAAGAATTAAATGTATATGAAAATATTTTAATCGCAATTAATCAAAAAAATATTTCAAGAGATGATAAAGAAAAAATAATTTCAGAGTCATTAAAAAATGTTGGGTTAGAAGGGTTTGAGAAAAGAAAGATTAATACTTTATCTGGTGGAGAGAAACAAAAAGTTGCAATTGCACGAGCAATTATAAAGAAGCCTAAAGTTTTACTTGCTGATGAAATATCTTCTAACCTAGACTTTGAAACAACAAACGAAATAATGAGTTTAATTTATGAATTATCAAAAGACTATTTAGTAATTATGGTTACCCATGATTATTCTTTAGTTAAGGAATATCCTGGAAAGATTTATGAGATTAAAGATAAAACAATCAAAGATATAATGAAAGTTGATGAAAAACTTGAGAGTATTAAAGTAGGCACAAGCGCAAAAAAGAAACATGATTATAGAAATGAAACTACCATTGTTTCTAAATTGTTACTTCATAAAAGATTAATTAATATTTTACATATTTTTGTTTTAAGTATTTCTTTAATTATAATAATGATTTTAATCAGCAACATTTATTCAAATAAAAACAAGCAAAGCATTAAAACTTTAACCGATAATGGACTTGTTTCAATTGACTTAGACACTAACAATGAAATAAAAGATTCAGATAATATAATTAAATATAAAGAGTTAAATCCAATAATTAATGTTTTAAATAATCATAATATAAAGAGAATTATGCTAATTGATGATTATATTAATGATTTTGAGATTAAAGGAAGATTACCAAATAATCGTAACGAGATTATTCTTACAAATTATTATTCAATAAAGGCTAATAAGAGTGTTGATGATTTATTAAATACAGAACTTAGTTTTAGAATAAATGAAAGTATTGAAGATTTTAAAATTGTTGGTATTATAATAACTAATTATCATGAATTAATAGAGAAAAAGAACAGTTATCAAACATCTAAAATAATAGATTTGAATACTGATTTATTTTATAATAATATTTTTGTTATCAATGAAGTTTTTGATGAATATCAAGGAATAAAATTAGAGTTTTCATCTCAAAACAAAATAGATTCTGATGGATATTTGAATAATTTTAGTAATAGAGTAAGTGATGAACGTGATATACTTTATGGTAAACGAGCAGAATTGATTGATGAGATAGTATTAAGTTATCATAATATACCTGTATTTTTTGAGGAATATGACTCTGAGACTATAATTGAAAATTTAGAAAATATCTATAGTAAAATAAAAAATAAAATAATAACAATGTATATTTTTGATTATTCTGAAAATAAATTTGAAGAATTAAATTTAAGAATAGTAGGAATTAATAAAACTAATATAGGGCAAAATGGTGTTTCTCTTGAACTCTTATCAAGAATAACTAAAGATCAAGTGATTAATAAATATAGTTTCTATTTTACAAAAAACTTTAATCTAAATGTTAGAAATTTAAACAAAATTAGTGGTACATATGAATTAAATAGTTTAATATCAAAAAATGAATTTGAACCTGAATATCAAAATGTCAACACAATATTAAACTTAATAAGTACAATTGCCTTACCATTTATTATTGTTTTAATTGGAATTATATTTATAGTTACTTTCATGAATATTAATAGTCAAGTGGGGAATATTAAAACTTTAAAACTGATAGGATATAGTAATCAAAGAGTCTATTCGATTTATATAATGCAAGTTTTTGTTATATTGATTTGCTCAAGTGTAATCTCGTTTTTTACTCATTCAGTGATAATAAAAACAATTAATAATAAACTTATAAATAATAATCTACAGATTAAGTATACAATTCTGTTTAATCCAGTTGGAATAATAATGATATTATTAATCTTGTTAATAGTAATAACGATTCTAATGATATATTTATTAGTTAAAAGGCAGTTAAGAAAGGCATAA
- a CDS encoding ABC transporter permease, with protein sequence MVMKKTFWKNSFKTIKHNISRFLAMFSIILLTSGVITGLLVAAPNLEMSMTEKFNDVNLADMYVTSTLPFNDENIETLRADFKDVEGVFMNDVLAIVNNVTTVQSILYNLDIENQKINRLTLIDGEYPKDETEILVQRETYYLKEFSVGSKVVINNIEYSVSGIVENTWYFSKEPERSVEGTNTIEAIFYGLKAENVSLYTHLFITVDKDKSMNQFSNSYTNLIDDEIIKLNEKLIDIDKQKLEFYGFEDYDIKNYVLDRSTNTAYQMYSSSMNSISTITQIFPIFFLIVSTLVVLTTMTRLIEEERQETGILRSLGYKRSDIYAKYLMYALVLSILGAGIGYAAGFRLIPAIINNTFKTIFFMPKLNTDIFSLSNVLYMVFIIISMVLTTVFAIRKTLRQNVATLMLPKAPKYGKRIFLEKIKFIWNNLKFKHKSSLRNLFRYPNNFIMTVLGIAGSLALVFTGFALTDSIKAVSTRQYGEIYKYDFTVNINELTDELSTYLDNNFNDYIEIKEFSQSLTSKDGKNKFYINVIIGDERLENFYEFKNRKTKEILNLNEEGILITEQISNHLKVKENDTIELAGVKDLKITGITENYMNNSIYMTSKYYEEHFSKIEQLTTKLLIKSSNIDDDLVKADFEKLDGFLSISFKNNELIAKERLLGQVRMIASVIILAAAFLAIIVIYNLTNVNISEREKELATLKVLGYKNLEVSNYIFREINVMTFVGIILGVPLGLLLFMFVIVNIDTPSMMMGRNISWYTYVISIALTVLFTVIVEIFMNTKIKKIDMIGALKEL encoded by the coding sequence ATGGTAATGAAAAAAACATTTTGGAAAAATAGTTTTAAAACAATTAAACACAATATTAGCCGTTTTTTAGCAATGTTTAGTATTATTCTTTTAACATCAGGTGTAATTACTGGATTATTAGTTGCCGCACCAAACTTAGAAATGAGTATGACAGAAAAATTTAATGATGTTAATTTAGCAGATATGTATGTAACATCAACATTACCTTTTAATGATGAAAATATTGAAACTCTAAGAGCTGATTTTAAAGACGTAGAAGGAGTTTTCATGAATGATGTTTTAGCAATCGTAAACAATGTTACAACAGTTCAAAGTATTTTATATAATTTAGATATCGAAAATCAAAAGATTAATAGATTGACATTAATTGATGGTGAATATCCAAAGGATGAAACAGAAATTCTTGTTCAAAGGGAAACATATTATTTGAAAGAATTTAGTGTTGGTAGCAAAGTAGTTATCAATAATATTGAATATTCAGTATCAGGGATTGTTGAAAATACTTGGTATTTTTCTAAAGAACCTGAAAGATCTGTTGAAGGTACAAATACTATTGAAGCAATTTTTTATGGATTAAAAGCTGAAAATGTTAGTCTTTATACACATCTTTTCATTACTGTAGACAAAGATAAAAGCATGAATCAATTTAGTAATTCTTATACTAATTTAATCGACGATGAAATAATCAAATTAAATGAAAAACTAATCGACATTGATAAACAAAAACTTGAATTTTATGGTTTTGAAGACTATGACATAAAGAATTATGTCTTAGATAGAAGCACTAACACAGCATACCAAATGTATAGTTCATCAATGAATTCAATTAGTACAATAACGCAAATTTTCCCAATCTTTTTCTTAATAGTATCAACACTTGTTGTCTTAACAACAATGACGAGATTAATTGAAGAAGAAAGACAAGAAACAGGTATTCTACGTTCATTAGGATATAAAAGAAGTGATATTTATGCAAAATATTTGATGTATGCTTTAGTATTATCAATTTTAGGCGCAGGTATTGGTTATGCTGCTGGATTTAGGTTAATCCCAGCAATTATAAATAATACCTTTAAAACAATCTTTTTTATGCCTAAACTAAATACTGATATTTTTTCATTATCCAATGTTTTATATATGGTATTTATTATTATAAGTATGGTTTTAACAACTGTATTTGCAATAAGAAAAACATTAAGACAAAATGTTGCAACCCTAATGCTTCCAAAAGCACCTAAATATGGAAAAAGAATCTTTTTAGAAAAGATTAAATTTATATGGAACAATCTAAAGTTTAAACATAAATCTAGTTTAAGAAATCTTTTTAGATACCCTAATAATTTTATTATGACAGTTTTAGGTATTGCTGGATCATTAGCTTTAGTATTTACGGGATTTGCGTTAACAGATTCGATTAAAGCGGTGTCTACAAGACAATATGGTGAAATATATAAATATGATTTTACTGTTAATATTAATGAATTAACAGATGAACTAAGTACTTATTTAGATAATAACTTTAATGATTATATAGAAATAAAAGAATTCAGTCAGTCATTAACTTCAAAAGATGGTAAAAACAAGTTTTATATAAATGTTATAATCGGTGATGAAAGATTAGAAAATTTTTATGAATTTAAAAATCGTAAAACTAAAGAAATCCTTAATTTAAATGAAGAAGGTATTCTAATAACCGAACAAATCTCAAATCACTTGAAAGTTAAAGAAAATGATACGATTGAACTTGCAGGAGTTAAAGATTTAAAAATTACTGGAATAACAGAAAATTATATGAATAATTCGATTTATATGACTTCTAAATACTATGAAGAACATTTTTCGAAAATTGAACAATTAACAACAAAGCTGTTAATTAAATCAAGTAATATTGATGATGATTTAGTTAAGGCAGACTTTGAAAAACTTGATGGTTTCTTAAGCATTTCATTTAAAAATAACGAGTTAATAGCAAAAGAACGATTATTAGGGCAAGTTAGAATGATAGCTTCAGTTATTATCTTAGCTGCAGCATTTCTAGCAATAATCGTTATCTATAATTTAACAAATGTTAATATTAGTGAAAGAGAAAAAGAACTTGCAACTTTGAAAGTTCTAGGATATAAAAATCTGGAAGTATCTAATTATATTTTTAGAGAAATAAACGTAATGACTTTTGTAGGAATTATTCTTGGAGTTCCACTTGGTTTACTATTGTTTATGTTTGTTATTGTAAATATAGATACACCA
- a CDS encoding ABC transporter ATP-binding protein, whose product MIKIINLSKKYENNLILDNLTAVFDAGLIYILGRSGSGKTTLLNILGTLDSPSSGILEIDGVDVNKLSKTEKTTFRKEKIGFVFQDKNLINTLNVYDNIAYPLRLLGVDEETINDRVFDVLNKVLLNGFEEREIKTLSGGEMQKVAIARALVKNPKVILADEITSSLDSINKVEIMKVIENISKDILVIMITHDKMIVNDFKSETYLLENKKLVLLDKYKNQKKAPEEDLNNKTTKNSLIFHIKDSFKYFINHKIKMIITVMLLTFLATLLGFFLTLNSFNLDKQYDRFSNKMDLDYIEFKDIISQKIGDELVDFERLIDEKIEVENTHWGIPFNDVNNDSFNNIIFINNKIDYKFLDGEVPSTNDEIMITDFLSNDVYKGIKIDDQISILGKNYTVSGILKTNYLKHLNPQSGLEKLVSVEQTEYLSSIFMYEEEYLKHHKTVMTYKEDIIIEIKNNQQKVNNVKVTSDAKLNKYDVLVSKDLYKLFDENNLNNISIYLTKHKLTNINVNIVGVSENNEFILSEELYKELNNNRFGYIGFTHTNNLSYILNQKYLITNKTVLKPIEINSAIIVINETVLMILIIASILLLLFGFVILYLIFNNDKVIIGIKKSMGVRNSEIFIYYFTIFLIIGIFSGIISSVFANLILYIYDHSFNNYYNYNYLQLNFTNLSFIVLFCISFLNIISIPYLAKYLNKDVIHLIKD is encoded by the coding sequence GTGATTAAAATAATAAATCTTAGCAAGAAGTATGAAAACAATTTAATACTTGATAATCTAACTGCGGTATTTGATGCTGGATTGATTTATATATTAGGTAGATCAGGTAGTGGAAAAACAACACTATTAAATATTTTAGGAACATTAGATAGCCCAAGTAGTGGAATTTTAGAAATTGATGGTGTTGATGTAAACAAGCTATCAAAAACTGAGAAAACAACATTTAGAAAAGAAAAAATAGGATTTGTTTTTCAAGACAAGAATTTGATAAATACATTAAATGTTTATGATAACATTGCATATCCATTAAGATTATTAGGTGTTGATGAAGAAACTATCAATGATAGGGTCTTTGATGTGCTAAATAAAGTTTTACTTAATGGTTTTGAGGAAAGAGAAATAAAGACACTTAGTGGCGGTGAAATGCAGAAAGTTGCCATTGCAAGGGCTCTAGTTAAAAACCCGAAAGTAATCTTAGCTGATGAAATAACATCAAGCCTAGATAGTATTAATAAAGTTGAAATAATGAAAGTTATTGAAAATATAAGTAAAGATATTTTAGTAATAATGATTACTCATGATAAAATGATTGTTAATGATTTTAAAAGTGAGACATATCTCTTAGAAAATAAAAAACTTGTTTTACTTGATAAATATAAAAATCAAAAAAAAGCACCTGAAGAAGATCTGAATAATAAAACAACTAAAAATAGTCTGATTTTTCATATTAAAGATAGTTTTAAATATTTTATTAATCATAAAATTAAGATGATAATAACAGTAATGCTTTTAACATTTTTAGCAACATTGCTTGGTTTTTTTCTTACTTTAAACTCATTTAACTTGGATAAACAATACGATAGATTTAGTAATAAAATGGATTTAGATTATATAGAATTCAAAGATATTATTAGTCAAAAAATTGGAGATGAATTAGTTGATTTTGAGAGATTAATTGATGAGAAGATAGAAGTTGAAAATACGCATTGGGGAATACCTTTTAATGATGTTAATAATGATTCCTTTAATAATATAATTTTTATAAACAACAAGATTGATTATAAATTTTTGGATGGTGAAGTTCCAAGTACAAATGATGAAATTATGATTACTGATTTTCTTTCAAATGATGTTTATAAAGGGATTAAAATTGATGATCAAATAAGTATTTTAGGAAAAAATTATACTGTGAGCGGAATTTTAAAAACAAATTATTTAAAACATTTAAATCCTCAAAGCGGGTTAGAAAAATTAGTTTCTGTTGAGCAAACCGAATATTTGAGTTCAATATTTATGTATGAAGAAGAATATTTGAAACATCATAAAACTGTTATGACATATAAAGAAGATATAATTATTGAAATAAAAAATAATCAACAAAAAGTAAATAATGTTAAAGTTACTAGTGACGCTAAATTAAATAAATATGATGTATTAGTTTCTAAGGACTTATATAAGCTTTTTGATGAAAATAATTTGAATAACATCTCTATTTATCTAACAAAACATAAATTAACAAATATAAATGTAAATATAGTTGGAGTTAGTGAGAATAATGAATTCATTCTAAGTGAAGAACTATATAAAGAATTAAATAATAATCGCTTTGGATATATAGGGTTTACTCATACAAATAATTTAAGTTACATACTAAATCAAAAATACTTAATAACTAATAAGACAGTTTTAAAACCTATTGAAATTAATTCTGCAATAATTGTTATTAACGAGACAGTGCTTATGATTCTTATAATAGCAAGTATCTTATTATTACTGTTTGGATTTGTAATTCTATATTTGATTTTTAACAATGATAAAGTAATTATTGGGATAAAAAAATCAATGGGTGTAAGAAATAGTGAAATCTTTATCTATTATTTTACGATATTTTTAATTATAGGAATTTTTTCAGGAATCATTTCGTCTGTTTTTGCTAATTTAATTCTCTATATATATGATCACTCTTTTAATAATTATTATAATTATAACTACTTACAATTAAACTTTACTAATTTAAGTTTCATTGTATTATTTTGCATTTCATTTTTAAATATAATTAGTATTCCATACTTAGCTAAATATTTAAATAAAGATGTGATTCATTTAATAAAGGACTAA
- a CDS encoding ABC transporter ATP-binding protein translates to MSIIKLNNVNKQFKVGDTIIFANKDISFEINEGEFAVILGPSGAGKTTLLNILGGMESPTNGDVLVSDVNIAKMNEKELTLYRRNDVGFVFQFYNLMPNLTAKENVEIAVEITKDHLDVEKTLDDVNLGHRVNNFPAQLSGGEQQRVAIARALAKNPKLLLCDEPTGALDYETGKKILKLLYDTSKKYNKTIVVVTHNQAIKDMADRVITVKNGQIQSNIINTNPMSIEDIEW, encoded by the coding sequence ATGTCAATAATTAAACTTAACAATGTTAATAAGCAATTTAAAGTTGGTGATACAATCATATTTGCTAATAAAGACATTTCTTTTGAAATAAATGAAGGTGAATTTGCAGTTATTCTAGGACCAAGTGGTGCCGGTAAGACTACACTACTTAATATTTTAGGAGGAATGGAATCTCCTACAAATGGCGATGTATTAGTTAGTGATGTGAATATTGCTAAAATGAATGAAAAAGAATTAACATTGTATCGTAGAAATGATGTTGGATTTGTTTTCCAATTTTATAACTTAATGCCAAATCTTACAGCAAAAGAAAATGTTGAAATTGCTGTTGAAATAACTAAGGATCATCTTGATGTTGAAAAAACGTTAGATGATGTTAATCTTGGTCATCGAGTAAATAATTTTCCAGCGCAATTATCTGGGGGAGAACAACAAAGAGTTGCAATAGCAAGAGCACTTGCTAAGAATCCTAAATTACTTTTATGTGATGAACCAACTGGTGCTCTAGATTATGAAACAGGTAAAAAGATTTTAAAACTTTTATATGATACATCAAAAAAATATAATAAAACAATAGTTGTAGTTACACATAATCAAGCTATTAAAGATATGGCTGACAGAGTAATTACGGTTAAAAACGGCCAAATTCAAAGTAATATTATAAATACAAATCCAATGAGTATTGAGGATATTGAATGGTAA